A DNA window from Maribellus comscasis contains the following coding sequences:
- a CDS encoding ABC transporter permease — protein sequence MINTIFLKLWFRKLVRNKIYSATNILGLTIGFSAFILIALFVRFEFNWDKNHQNYKRIYRIQRQFTQTLYTTNGNDISPHTRAFTAQMIEGHFPEFEKISVIRENGGSFLFTDSEHKIYDDKGIHADSCFFDLFTYEFIAGNKSTALNEPFTVALSETVAEKLFGDNSALDKTVLLDKKYPLKVTGVYKDLPFNTSLRPTYIISFATLKPLKNIARNNSWSGDCMTYALLNQGASHKQAEAKIRDLFTKYENIKNEKLQLCPLSKVYLNFNDKNDYLIVLKLFGLIGIFILTMAGFNYINLSLAKASMRGKEVAVKKAIGSKRNSLVLQFLSETVVVSLIALIFAFLVAELFLPVFSNIVDKQIELIWRNDWKFILSTILIAVITGIFSGTYPAWFMASNKITDLVKGNFYSKKRSSSFNLKKVLVTSQFAISLFLIVLTLSFSMQIKYIAEKDLGFEKEGLLYAEVTVSETEVMFDQLRSRLLQYPEIKDVSMSKNLPFVRFGGGSVNWEGGDPNVKINCRFNDVSYDYISVLDAKLVAGRNFSSHFRGDAGNACIINETAARCFGWEDPIGKRINDNKLKVVGVVKDFVYQDMHNPVDPSILVLAPNTVKGNWIFAFRSEKEMQKRAKEVLASELEKIFPNDPFEIRDVPLAFNSENSFKIYHSVNKTLLFFTFINVLLAVVGMFGLVSYSVTRRTKEIGIRKINGSSSLRIFHLLNKEYYWLVTYALGIAFPTAWLAYASLPSANKLPAQPWVFILGAAMLLIIILISTSYETIKAASKNPVESLRYE from the coding sequence ATGATAAACACTATTTTTCTAAAACTTTGGTTTCGGAAACTGGTACGAAATAAAATATATTCGGCAACCAATATTTTAGGCCTCACCATTGGATTCTCTGCTTTTATACTCATTGCTCTATTTGTCCGATTTGAGTTTAACTGGGATAAAAATCACCAAAATTACAAGCGGATTTATCGCATTCAAAGACAATTTACACAAACGCTTTATACCACAAATGGAAATGATATTTCTCCTCACACCCGCGCATTCACTGCGCAAATGATAGAAGGACACTTCCCCGAATTTGAAAAAATATCGGTCATCCGCGAAAACGGAGGAAGTTTCCTTTTTACTGATTCAGAGCACAAAATATACGACGACAAAGGGATCCATGCCGACAGTTGTTTTTTCGATTTATTTACCTACGAATTTATCGCCGGAAACAAAAGCACAGCCTTAAACGAACCTTTTACTGTCGCCCTGTCTGAAACCGTTGCCGAAAAACTTTTTGGAGATAATTCTGCCTTGGATAAAACGGTTTTACTGGACAAGAAATATCCGCTTAAAGTAACAGGTGTATATAAAGACCTCCCTTTTAACACAAGTCTCCGCCCAACTTATATTATTTCTTTTGCAACACTAAAACCCTTAAAAAATATTGCCAGAAACAACAGTTGGTCGGGCGATTGTATGACATATGCGCTGTTAAATCAGGGGGCCAGTCACAAGCAGGCAGAGGCTAAAATAAGAGACTTGTTTACAAAGTACGAGAACATTAAAAACGAGAAACTTCAGCTGTGTCCTTTATCTAAAGTGTACCTCAACTTTAACGACAAAAACGATTACCTGATAGTGTTGAAACTTTTTGGACTTATCGGGATATTTATCCTTACCATGGCCGGTTTCAATTATATCAATTTATCGCTGGCAAAAGCGTCGATGCGCGGAAAAGAAGTGGCGGTAAAAAAAGCAATCGGGAGCAAACGCAATTCGCTTGTGCTTCAGTTTCTGAGTGAAACTGTTGTTGTATCGCTGATTGCGCTTATTTTTGCGTTTTTGGTTGCAGAGCTGTTTTTACCTGTTTTTTCAAATATTGTCGACAAACAAATTGAACTCATTTGGCGAAACGACTGGAAATTTATTTTGTCAACCATTTTAATTGCAGTTATCACAGGAATCTTTTCCGGAACTTATCCGGCCTGGTTTATGGCCTCTAACAAAATTACCGATTTGGTTAAAGGGAACTTTTACAGCAAAAAACGCAGTTCTTCTTTCAATCTTAAAAAAGTGCTGGTCACTTCACAATTTGCCATTTCATTGTTTCTTATTGTACTTACATTGTCCTTTTCGATGCAAATAAAATACATCGCTGAAAAAGATCTGGGATTTGAAAAAGAGGGGTTGCTATATGCCGAAGTTACCGTTTCCGAAACGGAAGTAATGTTCGACCAGCTTCGCAGTCGTCTGCTTCAGTATCCTGAAATTAAAGATGTATCCATGTCGAAAAACTTACCGTTTGTTCGTTTTGGAGGAGGATCAGTTAACTGGGAGGGTGGTGATCCGAATGTAAAAATCAATTGCCGGTTTAACGATGTGAGTTACGACTACATTTCGGTTTTAGATGCCAAACTGGTCGCAGGGCGTAATTTCTCTTCCCATTTCCGGGGCGATGCAGGGAATGCATGTATTATTAACGAAACGGCAGCCCGGTGTTTTGGATGGGAAGACCCAATTGGAAAGCGAATCAACGATAATAAACTGAAAGTAGTAGGTGTGGTAAAGGATTTTGTCTACCAGGACATGCACAATCCGGTTGATCCAAGTATTTTGGTTCTGGCACCAAATACAGTTAAAGGAAACTGGATTTTTGCTTTTCGGTCAGAAAAAGAAATGCAGAAAAGAGCAAAGGAAGTCCTGGCATCCGAACTGGAAAAAATATTTCCAAATGATCCTTTTGAAATTCGCGATGTTCCATTGGCTTTTAACAGTGAAAACAGTTTTAAAATTTATCACTCCGTAAACAAAACTTTGCTGTTTTTTACCTTTATAAATGTACTGCTGGCAGTTGTTGGAATGTTTGGATTGGTTTCGTATTCTGTAACACGCCGAACAAAAGAAATTGGAATACGGAAGATTAACGGAAGCTCATCGTTACGAATTTTCCATTTATTAAATAAAGAATACTATTGGCTGGTCACCTATGCACTGGGAATTGCTTTTCCAACCGCATGGCTTGCTTATGCCAGTTTGCCAAGTGCGAATAAATTACCGGCACAGCCCTGGGTGTTTATTTTGGGTGCAGCTATGCTACTGATAATTATTTTAATAAGCACCAGTTACGAAACCATAAAAGCAGCAAGCAAAAATCCTGTAGAAAGTTTGAGATACGAATAG
- a CDS encoding ABC transporter permease, with translation MKNVIKLILRNLLRKPVTTGINLLGLSVSLALVIILSAYSYSEFTTDNFHKNHENIYLIQPLKDWFYTPGILKPIIDANIAGVKKSIRMRDKWNPPVYQVENEDPVISDLIFSDNDFFDLFDYTASEGNLKTALGSPMSVVISKPLATRLFGNQSAVGKLVKIDNKHLLTVTAVLKEQPSNTMFSFNSIANIETMKRVQSDDERDFTTWGWKNYQTFLLLDDKANPSSVQSQVIKLFPEEEQKKFVDLNLVPLDNIYFSFHNDHHTFIKSGNKTQVILLSVVAFLILVVALVNFINISTTQWRDQIKQTGILKVIGAKRTEIMLKMLFETFLQFTFAFLFACLMTYIVTPILAHETTITFNPLIIYSGKFLIISLACIFVLSLLCSIVPALRIASSETLINLKKKIVFKHTKSLGKGTLVSAQFVVAIILILFTILIQKQVDFGSSNLGMNQENIVGIELTDQLAGKKDVLKDELLAQANIEEVIFTQYYPGKMNSGWGLELQQNSEKKQVEFRTFSADAGFFDIMGLQLLKGRFYSDDLESDKHKVIVNEQFCRKYGITDPIGAIMPRGNGPDYEIVGLVKDFHFRPINETIAPLAIRNDNYASIALVKLKTENFKALRNTFENIQSMTAELSPSFPVKVSFFSQAVEHLYQEEVKFRKAFTLFAVCAVVISCMGILAMSMFAAQNRIKEIGIRKVNGAKISEILTMLNKDFVRWVVIAFVVATPISYYSMNKWLENFAYKTNLSWWIFALTGVLALGIALLTVSWQSWRAATRNPVEALRYE, from the coding sequence ATGAAAAACGTTATAAAACTTATTCTTCGGAACCTACTTAGAAAACCGGTAACAACAGGTATCAACCTGCTCGGGCTTTCGGTAAGTCTGGCATTGGTTATCATTCTATCAGCTTACTCATACAGCGAATTCACCACAGATAATTTTCACAAAAATCATGAGAATATTTATCTCATACAGCCGTTGAAAGACTGGTTTTATACTCCTGGAATTTTAAAACCTATAATTGATGCCAACATTGCCGGAGTAAAAAAATCCATCCGTATGAGAGATAAGTGGAATCCTCCCGTTTACCAAGTCGAAAACGAAGATCCTGTTATATCAGACTTAATATTTTCTGATAACGATTTTTTTGATCTATTTGATTATACAGCGTCAGAAGGCAACCTAAAAACAGCACTTGGGAGTCCGATGTCGGTGGTAATTTCAAAACCACTGGCTACGCGTTTATTTGGAAATCAATCCGCAGTGGGGAAACTGGTTAAAATCGACAACAAACATTTGCTCACTGTAACTGCCGTGTTAAAAGAGCAGCCCTCAAATACAATGTTCTCGTTCAACTCAATTGCCAATATTGAAACCATGAAACGGGTGCAATCAGACGACGAGAGAGATTTTACTACCTGGGGATGGAAAAACTACCAAACGTTTCTTTTGTTAGACGATAAAGCAAATCCATCTTCCGTACAAAGCCAGGTTATCAAATTATTTCCAGAAGAAGAGCAAAAAAAGTTTGTTGATTTAAACCTGGTTCCATTAGACAATATCTATTTTTCTTTTCACAACGACCATCACACTTTCATAAAAAGCGGCAATAAAACACAGGTAATTTTACTTTCTGTTGTGGCCTTTCTGATTTTAGTAGTGGCTCTTGTCAATTTCATCAATATTTCTACCACACAATGGAGAGACCAAATAAAACAAACCGGAATATTAAAAGTTATCGGGGCAAAACGTACAGAGATAATGTTAAAAATGCTCTTCGAAACGTTTTTGCAATTCACCTTCGCGTTCCTGTTTGCTTGTCTGATGACCTACATTGTTACTCCGATACTTGCCCATGAAACAACAATAACATTCAACCCGCTAATCATTTATTCCGGTAAATTTTTAATCATTTCCCTGGCTTGTATTTTTGTCCTTAGCCTTTTGTGCAGCATTGTACCCGCACTTCGAATTGCTTCTTCCGAAACCCTCATTAACCTCAAAAAGAAAATCGTTTTCAAACACACGAAGTCACTGGGAAAAGGAACATTGGTTTCTGCACAATTTGTGGTCGCCATTATCCTGATTCTCTTTACCATTTTAATTCAAAAACAAGTCGATTTCGGAAGCAGCAACCTGGGAATGAATCAGGAAAATATTGTCGGAATAGAATTGACAGACCAGTTGGCAGGTAAAAAAGATGTTCTGAAAGACGAATTACTTGCGCAGGCAAACATTGAAGAGGTGATATTCACGCAATATTATCCGGGGAAAATGAATTCGGGCTGGGGACTTGAACTTCAGCAAAACAGTGAGAAAAAACAAGTAGAATTCAGGACGTTCAGCGCCGATGCAGGTTTCTTCGATATTATGGGATTGCAACTTTTGAAAGGACGATTTTATTCTGATGATCTGGAAAGTGATAAACACAAAGTAATTGTAAACGAACAATTCTGCCGGAAATATGGAATAACAGATCCCATTGGAGCCATAATGCCCAGAGGTAACGGTCCAGATTACGAAATTGTTGGCCTTGTAAAAGATTTTCACTTCCGGCCAATAAATGAAACTATTGCGCCACTGGCAATTCGAAACGACAATTACGCTTCAATTGCGCTGGTAAAATTAAAAACCGAAAACTTTAAAGCACTTCGAAATACATTTGAAAATATTCAATCGATGACAGCAGAATTATCCCCTTCTTTTCCGGTAAAAGTTTCATTTTTCAGCCAGGCGGTTGAACATTTGTACCAGGAAGAAGTGAAATTCAGAAAGGCATTTACGCTATTTGCTGTTTGCGCTGTTGTCATCAGTTGTATGGGAATTTTAGCCATGTCGATGTTTGCCGCCCAGAATAGAATCAAAGAAATTGGCATCCGCAAAGTAAACGGCGCCAAAATCTCTGAAATACTCACAATGCTCAATAAAGATTTTGTAAGATGGGTGGTAATTGCATTTGTTGTAGCAACTCCAATTTCATATTACAGTATGAATAAATGGCTTGAAAACTTTGCCTATAAAACCAATTTAAGCTGGTGGATTTTTGCCCTTACCGGAGTACTGGCACTGGGAATCGCGCTTTTAACAGTAAGCTGGCAGAGTTGGCGGGCGGCAACAAGAAACCCGGTGGAAGCATTGAGGTATGAATAA
- a CDS encoding ABC transporter permease, producing the protein MNTSIKSYFRNFKKHKLIYGITIGGFAISLAVLVMIVSYIIEEKNVDKHFANIDNMYRIKQADGNAQIPKRMYQPILDAAPEIDKMCMLGASSVLYEYNNEKKWAKAVTTSEAFIDVFSVDIIKGATKDLLKAKTDVLITEGFAQRVFGDKNPLGEILEFGNKEKKEVRAVIADPRESSSLKYDVIFNLDQELFGSTRGYNEVSYKMFDAVFLLNPGVSSAETEAKITEILKPYEGYNETLLNVQPFKDVYFDLKGDNDQFNHANINMIKLLSWIVIIILVLAVFNYINLTTALNSERHKEICIRKTTGARRETIFSQFLSESYLSCFIAMFLAVGFAIIISPLFKDLFGREVNIFEALQNPQILFAVILIFVVIGGLTGALPALAASKYNAIDLLQRKVLLKNSNVRGVFNTIQLTVTLSLIIALSIITKQINFVKTKDVGFNKEFLLEVRLQGKTNDRAAVIKENLLKYPDIMDVTATHGRPFAIYSSSSGSWKKDSVEYEIDNLSVMNSDTSFLSAFGLEIVKGRNFRLTDKGQNVCIINKKTYDYLQLDDIDESEVFGSKIVGVVKDFHFKDMHQELGFIQLKYDPDNLSNLNIRISGNDIPGTLQLIKNTLKEFEPNLNFEPRFYDEWINTMYRKEENQAKAIVIYAVIALILSSLGLLGLARFSAIRRTKEVGIRKVNGAKIREILVMLNSGFLKWIVIAFIIACPVTYYTMNKWLEDFAYKTNLSWWVFVLSGVLVLGISLLTVSWQSWRAATRNPVEALRYE; encoded by the coding sequence ATGAATACTTCAATAAAATCTTACTTCCGAAATTTCAAAAAGCACAAACTTATTTATGGTATCACCATTGGAGGATTTGCCATCAGCCTGGCGGTGTTGGTTATGATTGTTTCCTACATTATAGAAGAAAAAAATGTGGACAAACATTTCGCTAACATTGACAACATGTACCGGATTAAGCAGGCCGATGGAAATGCCCAGATACCAAAACGGATGTACCAGCCAATCCTGGATGCAGCTCCTGAAATTGATAAAATGTGTATGCTTGGAGCCAGCAGCGTACTTTATGAATACAATAATGAGAAGAAATGGGCAAAAGCTGTTACTACAAGTGAAGCGTTTATTGATGTTTTTTCAGTTGATATTATAAAGGGCGCAACAAAAGATTTACTAAAGGCAAAGACCGACGTTTTAATAACAGAAGGTTTTGCCCAAAGAGTGTTTGGCGATAAGAATCCATTGGGCGAAATTTTGGAATTTGGTAATAAAGAAAAAAAGGAAGTCAGAGCTGTAATTGCTGATCCGCGTGAATCAAGTTCATTAAAATACGATGTTATTTTTAATCTGGATCAGGAACTATTTGGCTCAACAAGAGGTTATAATGAAGTATCTTATAAAATGTTCGATGCCGTTTTTCTTCTAAACCCTGGTGTAAGTTCCGCCGAAACCGAAGCGAAAATCACAGAAATTTTAAAACCTTATGAAGGATATAATGAAACACTGTTAAACGTTCAGCCTTTTAAAGATGTTTACTTCGACCTTAAGGGAGATAACGACCAGTTTAATCATGCCAATATCAATATGATAAAACTGCTTTCGTGGATTGTAATTATTATTCTGGTGCTGGCTGTTTTTAATTACATCAATCTTACGACTGCTCTTAACAGTGAGCGACATAAAGAAATCTGTATTCGCAAAACCACTGGAGCAAGACGTGAGACCATCTTTTCACAGTTTTTATCTGAATCTTATTTATCCTGTTTTATAGCTATGTTTTTGGCGGTTGGATTTGCCATTATCATTTCACCGCTTTTTAAAGATTTGTTTGGCAGGGAGGTAAATATTTTCGAAGCCTTGCAAAATCCGCAAATACTCTTTGCCGTTATCCTGATTTTTGTTGTAATAGGCGGCCTTACGGGGGCATTACCGGCTCTGGCAGCATCAAAGTATAATGCCATTGATTTATTACAACGTAAAGTATTGTTGAAAAACTCAAATGTGAGGGGTGTATTTAATACTATTCAGCTTACGGTAACCTTAAGTTTAATTATTGCCCTTTCAATTATTACCAAACAAATCAACTTTGTTAAAACGAAGGACGTAGGCTTTAACAAGGAATTTCTATTGGAGGTTCGTCTTCAGGGAAAAACAAACGACAGAGCTGCTGTGATTAAAGAGAATTTATTAAAGTATCCTGATATCATGGATGTAACAGCTACGCACGGCAGACCGTTTGCCATATATTCGTCTAGCTCTGGCTCCTGGAAAAAAGATAGTGTTGAATATGAAATTGACAATTTATCTGTAATGAATTCAGATACTTCCTTTCTCTCTGCATTTGGGCTCGAAATTGTTAAAGGCCGTAATTTTCGTTTAACTGACAAAGGCCAGAATGTATGTATTATTAATAAAAAAACTTACGATTACCTTCAATTAGATGATATTGATGAATCCGAAGTTTTCGGTTCAAAAATCGTAGGTGTGGTAAAAGATTTTCATTTTAAAGATATGCATCAGGAGCTGGGATTTATTCAACTAAAATATGACCCGGATAATTTGAGCAATCTGAATATCAGGATAAGCGGCAATGACATACCCGGAACCTTACAGCTAATAAAAAATACATTAAAAGAATTTGAACCTAATTTAAACTTTGAGCCCCGGTTTTATGACGAATGGATAAACACAATGTACCGTAAAGAAGAAAATCAGGCAAAAGCGATTGTAATTTATGCGGTAATAGCTTTAATACTGTCAAGTTTGGGTTTATTGGGACTCGCCAGATTTTCAGCCATCAGGCGAACCAAAGAAGTAGGTATCCGCAAAGTAAACGGTGCTAAAATTCGTGAGATTCTGGTTATGCTTAACTCAGGCTTCCTGAAGTGGATTGTAATAGCTTTTATTATTGCCTGCCCGGTTACCTATTATACAATGAATAAGTGGCTTGAAGATTTCGCCTACAAAACAAACCTGAGCTGGTGGGTTTTCGTTTTGTCGGGAGTACTGGTACTTGGAATTTCGCTTTTAACTGTTAGCTGGCAAAGCTGGCGGGCGGCAACACGAAATCCGGTGGAAGCGTTGAGGTATGAGTAA
- a CDS encoding ABC transporter permease gives MRNKFYSVINIIGLAIGITACILIVLYVQFELSYDKFNEKADRIYRVNGLEVLNGDTYNLPWTSPPLAGVMKDEIPEVEEAVRLTHYWPMILEYKDKILNVSKTCFADPNFFKIFSTSFIYGDPSTALLDPYSVVLTETTAKRYFGNENPIGQTLSRKNYTGFTVTGVIEDFPENSDIKPDFIGSFKSRSYNNSVNWFQNSFYTYVLLKEGFSNRDVDEKLKSIVKKYVGPYVKEHKGVSLEELMAQGNRQEYYTQPLTEIHLDNTVKAGLEPLGNSNYLIIFSIIAVFILVIACINYMNMSTAQSVNRAREVGLKKSLGSNRKKLVLQFLSESVLITLAALALAMILIKILLPAFNALIDKQLVFNYMNDFGTIPLFLVLGIAIGILAGAYPAFFLASFNPIKVLKGIHFSNGSHGKLRSGLVVFQLIVTIVLFSGTFFISKQLNFLQEQKLGFNKENMVIIENTNYLGPLLSSLKNELLAQPGILQVTNSNGIPGRDMYYETFAHDLSNVDRHVSVIWTDVDFLKAYDIELTQGRFFEEGNQANAKSIVLNETALKELNIKNPIGKKIYKGQKTDATTFTIIGVIKDFHFESLHKEVSPLGIYSNNEMLKYNGRFLSVRISGDIQKNLKKIQQIWDKFTGGQSFDYVFLDEDFGRLYTTEVRTRKIVSVFSALAILIACIGLLALAAFVAEQRTKEIGVRKVNGARIGQILYSLNRNFIKWVVVAFVISCPIAWYTMNKWLEDFAYKTSLSWWIFALAGLASLVITIITVSWISWRAATKNPVEALRYE, from the coding sequence ATGAGAAACAAGTTTTATTCTGTAATAAATATTATTGGATTAGCGATCGGAATTACAGCTTGTATTCTGATTGTGCTTTATGTTCAATTCGAATTAAGCTACGATAAATTTAATGAAAAAGCTGATCGGATTTACCGGGTGAATGGTCTTGAAGTCTTAAATGGCGATACTTATAATCTGCCGTGGACATCTCCTCCCTTGGCGGGAGTAATGAAAGATGAGATACCTGAAGTTGAAGAGGCTGTTCGTTTAACTCATTACTGGCCAATGATATTGGAATACAAAGACAAGATACTTAATGTAAGCAAGACGTGTTTTGCTGATCCTAATTTCTTTAAAATTTTTTCGACATCGTTTATTTATGGTGATCCAAGCACAGCTTTGTTAGATCCCTACTCGGTGGTTTTAACCGAAACTACAGCAAAACGTTATTTTGGAAATGAAAATCCTATTGGGCAAACGCTTTCCCGAAAAAACTATACCGGTTTTACTGTTACCGGGGTAATTGAAGATTTTCCGGAAAACTCGGATATAAAACCTGACTTTATTGGTTCATTCAAAAGCCGGTCGTACAACAACAGTGTGAATTGGTTTCAGAATAGTTTTTATACTTATGTGTTGCTAAAAGAGGGCTTTTCTAATCGAGATGTGGATGAAAAACTGAAAAGTATTGTTAAGAAATATGTCGGGCCGTATGTGAAGGAGCATAAAGGGGTATCGCTTGAGGAACTAATGGCACAGGGTAATAGACAAGAATATTATACACAACCTTTAACAGAAATTCATTTAGATAATACTGTAAAAGCAGGGTTAGAACCTTTGGGTAATAGCAATTACCTGATAATTTTCTCAATAATTGCAGTTTTTATACTGGTAATTGCCTGTATTAATTATATGAATATGTCCACTGCACAGTCGGTCAACCGTGCTAGAGAAGTTGGATTAAAAAAATCTTTGGGTTCAAACCGCAAAAAACTTGTTCTACAGTTTTTATCCGAATCTGTTTTAATCACTTTAGCAGCGCTGGCACTTGCCATGATTTTAATCAAAATTCTTCTTCCGGCTTTTAACGCTTTAATCGACAAGCAGTTGGTATTTAATTATATGAATGATTTTGGAACCATCCCTTTATTTCTGGTTTTGGGAATTGCAATTGGAATTTTGGCAGGCGCTTACCCCGCTTTCTTTTTAGCATCGTTTAATCCTATTAAAGTTCTAAAAGGAATTCATTTTTCTAATGGTTCGCATGGTAAATTGCGTAGCGGGTTGGTTGTGTTTCAGTTAATCGTAACCATTGTACTTTTTTCAGGAACCTTTTTCATCAGCAAACAGCTCAATTTTCTTCAGGAACAAAAATTGGGCTTTAACAAAGAAAACATGGTCATAATAGAAAATACAAATTATTTAGGGCCCCTATTGTCTTCATTAAAAAACGAATTACTTGCACAACCAGGTATATTACAAGTAACAAATTCTAATGGAATTCCCGGAAGAGATATGTATTATGAGACATTTGCTCATGATTTGTCTAACGTAGACCGACATGTAAGCGTGATTTGGACAGACGTTGATTTTTTAAAAGCATACGATATTGAGCTTACGCAAGGTCGTTTTTTCGAAGAAGGTAATCAGGCAAATGCAAAGTCGATAGTGTTAAATGAAACCGCCCTAAAAGAGTTAAATATAAAAAATCCGATAGGTAAGAAAATATATAAAGGGCAAAAAACAGATGCGACTACTTTTACCATAATTGGGGTAATAAAAGATTTTCACTTCGAATCGTTGCACAAGGAAGTGAGTCCCTTAGGGATTTATAGCAACAATGAAATGTTAAAGTATAATGGCAGGTTCTTAAGTGTCCGAATATCAGGAGATATTCAGAAAAATCTTAAAAAGATTCAGCAAATATGGGACAAGTTTACCGGAGGACAGAGTTTCGATTATGTATTTCTTGATGAAGACTTTGGTCGTCTTTACACCACAGAGGTGCGAACGCGAAAGATAGTTTCAGTCTTTTCTGCATTGGCAATTCTAATTGCTTGTATAGGGCTTCTTGCCCTGGCAGCTTTTGTTGCCGAACAGCGAACCAAAGAAATTGGCGTGCGAAAAGTAAATGGTGCCCGTATTGGTCAAATACTATACTCATTAAACCGGAATTTTATAAAATGGGTGGTCGTTGCCTTTGTAATATCCTGCCCAATTGCCTGGTACACTATGAATAAATGGCTCGAAGACTTTGCCTACAAAACCAGCTTAAGTTGGTGGATATTTGCGTTGGCTGGACTTGCCTCTCTGGTAATTACCATAATAACTGTTAGCTGGATTAGTTGGCGTGCAGCTACGAAGAATCCGGTGGAAGCGCTGAGGTATGAATAA